The proteins below come from a single Streptomyces tubercidicus genomic window:
- a CDS encoding FUSC family protein: protein MAGEVSGRRKRPARQDRMARLRQWWGRALGSEGHERTTVLLITKGTLAATIAWVVAYHLLHAQSPAFAPFSAVLIMQVTVYQSLLQSSRYVGAVVAGVAVQAALGFLVGPEVLTFALVAAVALTIGRWPALGAQGSQVATAAFFAFSTYVSATSTHDRTTQLGQIILLVLIGCGIGVLVNVTVLPPLRYRSAEHGIRTLAHALCDLMSDIYPALREGGLDQERTGRWRSRAEQTGELVTQARTGLRMARESLHYNPRRFLRRERPYTHFEAYAAVLEALERTVRQVGALTRSLDLWSADEDRNRYGAFLASYADFLESLSRITQVFADLDEDRLADQTSQLHQLADQAQNYRRRLTEEAERGDLPLTDPGRPYGVLVIEAARLMEEFQYTCDVLQHYVDR from the coding sequence ATGGCCGGAGAGGTCAGCGGGCGGCGCAAGCGGCCGGCACGGCAGGACCGGATGGCACGCCTCCGGCAGTGGTGGGGGCGGGCGCTGGGGTCGGAGGGTCATGAGCGCACCACGGTGCTGCTCATCACCAAAGGCACCTTGGCGGCGACGATCGCCTGGGTGGTCGCCTACCACCTCCTGCACGCACAATCGCCTGCCTTCGCCCCGTTCTCCGCGGTGCTCATCATGCAAGTGACCGTCTACCAGTCGCTGCTGCAGTCCTCGCGCTACGTAGGCGCGGTGGTGGCGGGCGTGGCCGTACAGGCGGCCCTGGGCTTTCTCGTCGGGCCCGAGGTACTGACGTTCGCCCTGGTGGCGGCGGTGGCGCTCACCATCGGCCGGTGGCCCGCGCTCGGCGCGCAGGGCTCCCAGGTGGCCACCGCGGCGTTCTTCGCCTTCTCCACCTATGTATCCGCCACCTCGACGCACGACAGGACCACCCAGCTGGGGCAGATCATCCTGCTCGTCCTCATCGGGTGCGGCATCGGCGTCCTCGTCAACGTCACCGTGCTGCCGCCGCTGCGCTACCGCAGCGCCGAACACGGCATCCGCACCCTGGCCCACGCCCTGTGCGACCTGATGAGCGACATCTACCCGGCGCTGCGTGAAGGCGGACTCGACCAGGAGCGCACCGGACGGTGGCGGTCGCGGGCCGAACAGACCGGAGAACTGGTCACCCAGGCCAGAACGGGACTGCGGATGGCCCGGGAGAGCCTCCACTACAACCCGCGCCGGTTCTTGCGCCGCGAGCGCCCGTATACCCACTTCGAGGCATACGCCGCGGTGCTGGAGGCGCTGGAGCGCACCGTGCGCCAAGTCGGCGCCCTGACCCGGAGCTTGGACCTGTGGAGTGCGGACGAAGACCGCAATCGCTACGGCGCCTTCCTGGCGAGCTACGCCGATTTCCTGGAATCCCTCTCCCGGATCACCCAGGTCTTCGCAGACCTCGACGAGGACCGGCTCGCCGACCAGACCTCCCAGCTCCACCAACTGGCCGACCAGGCACAGAACTACCGCCGACGACTGACCGAGGAGGCGGAGCGGGGCGACTTGCCGCTCACTGATCCCGGCCGCCCGTATGGGGTGCTGGTCATTGAGGCCGCTCGTCTGATGGAGGAGTTTCAGTACACCTGTGACGTGCTCCAGCACTATGTCGACCGGTGA